Proteins from a single region of Trichoderma asperellum chromosome 3, complete sequence:
- a CDS encoding uncharacterized protein (EggNog:ENOG41~BUSCO:EOG092D2XJY): MYTLTNIDQHHFSGPEDVYVLEAHRTAAGLATVASDQTLSLFNPARLGAGPVTSLKTGHGNVTTLRVFDAASSLVCTAGENGSVGVWDLRQGARVAQFQAAEASILSMACSANTQTIAVGTELENHVASIHLWDVRSSPSPKATYSEVHSDDVTSLGFHPSSPTLLISGSTDGLVSVHDTTIADEDELTVQTFNHNASIHDAAFLTPTEVFALSHDETFALYDVAEERTDGNATQDFGDLRKVLGCQYVANVTTKLDGSGAILGAGAQDKQNFELVFLAKTPSNAWALDHDNRVVLPGAHGGEIVRSFCFFDDEQVVFTTGEDGNVKAWRAGN, translated from the exons ATGTACACCCTCACCAACATCGACCAGCACCACTTCTCCGGCCCAGAAGACGTCTACGTGCTCGAGGCGCACCGCACAGCAGCGGGCCTCGCCACCGTAGCCTCGGACCAGACGCTCTCGCTATTCAATCCCGCTCGACTCGGGGCCGGGCCCGTTACGAGCCTCAAGACTGGCCATGGAAATGTGACGACGCTGCGGGTGTTTGACGCGGCGAGCTCGTTGGTCTGCACGGCTGGCGAGAATGGCTCTGTTGGGGTCTGGGATTTGAGGCAGGGAGCGAGGGTTGCGCAGTTTCAGG CGGCCGAGGCGTCAATCTTGTCCATGGCATGCAGCGCAAACACACAAACCATTGCCGTCGGCACAGAGCTGGAGAACCACGTCGCCTCAATACACCTCTG GGACGTCCGCTCCAGCCCCTCCCCCAAAGCAACCTACTCCGAAGTCCACAGCGACGACGTCACCTCTCTCGGCTTCCACCCGTCCTCGCCCACGCTCCTCATCTCCGGCTCGACCGACGGCCTCGTCAGCGTCCACGACACGACCATtgccgacgaggacgagctcACCGTCCAGACGTTTAACCACAACGCCTCCATCCACGACGCCGCCTTCCTGACGCCCACGGAGGTCTTTGCGCTGTCGCACGACGAGACGTTTGCGCTGTATGACGTTGCGGAGGAGCGCACCGATGGCAATGCGACGCAGGACTTTGGGGATTTGAGAAAGGTGCTTGGGTGTCAGTATGTGGCGAATGTGACGACAAAGTTGGATGGTAGTGGTGCGATTCTAGGCGCTGGAGCGCAAGA TAAACAAAACTTTGAGCTCgtcttcttggccaagacGCCAAGTAATGCCTGGGCACTTGACCATGACAATAGAGTAGTCCTGCCTGGTGCTCACGGCGGCGAGATTGTGCGCTCGTTCTGCTTCTTTGACGATGAGCAGGTTGTTTTCACGACAGGAGAGGATGGGAATGTAAAGGCGTGGAGGGCAGGTAACTGA